Proteins encoded together in one Canis lupus dingo isolate Sandy chromosome 34, ASM325472v2, whole genome shotgun sequence window:
- the CCT5 gene encoding T-complex protein 1 subunit epsilon isoform X2, translated as MASVGTLAFDEYGRPFLIIKDQDRKSRLMGLEALKSHIMAAKAVANTMRTSLGPNVLAGALLEEAEQLLDRGIHPIRIADGYEQAARIAIEHLDKISDSVLVDIKDTEPLIQTAKTTLGSKVVNSCHRQMAEIAVNAVLTVADMQRRDVDFELIKVEGKVGGRLEDTKLIKGVIVDKDFSHPQMPKQVENAKIAILTCPFEPPKPKTKHKLDVTSVEDYKALQKYEKEKFEEMIQQIKETGANLAICQWGFDDEANHLLLQNNLPAVRWVGGPEIELIAIATGGRIVPRFSELTSEKLGFAGLVKEISFGTTKDKMLVIEQCKNSRAVTVFIRGGNKMIIEEAKRSLHDALCVIRNLIRDNRVVYGGGAAEIACALAVSQEADKCPTLEQYAMRAFADALEVIPMALSENSGMNPIQTMTEVRARQVKEMNPALGIDCLHKGTNDMKQQHVIETLIGKKQQISLATQMVRMILKIDDIRKPGESEE; from the exons ATGGCGTCGGTCGGGACCCTCGCCTTCGATGAATATGGGCGTCCTTTTCTCATCATCAAGGATCAGGATCGCAAGTCTCGTCTTATGGGGCTCGAGGCCCTCAAG tcTCATATCATGGCAGCAAAAGCTGTAGCAAATACAATGAGAACATCACTTGGACCAAATG TTCTGGCTGGTGCCCTGCTGGAGGAAGCCGAGCAGCTGCTAGACCGAGGCATTCACCCGATCAGGATCGCCGACGGCTACGAACAGGCCGCCCGCATCGCTATTGAGCACCTGGACAAGATCAGCGATAGTGTCCTTGTTGACATAAAGGACACTGAGCCCCTGATTCAGACTGCAAAGACCACACTGGGCTCCAAAGT GGTTAACAGCTGTCACCGGCAGATGGCTGAGATCGCCGTGAATGCAGTCCTCACCGTAGCCGACATGCAGCGTAGAGACGTTGACTTTGAGCTAATCAAAGTGGAAGGCAAAGTGGGCGGGAGGCTGGAAGACACTAAACTCATTAAGGGTGTGATCGTGGACAAGGATTTCAGTCATCCACAGATGCCAAAA CAAGTAGAAAATGCTAAGATTGCAATCCTCACGTGTCCATTTGAaccaccaaaaccaaagaccaaGCATAAGCTGGATGTGACCTCAGTAGAAGATTATAAAGCTCTTCAGAAATACGAAAAAGAGAAGTTTGAAGAAATGATTCAACAA attaaAGAAACGGGGGCTAACTTAGCTATTTGCCAATGGGGCTTCGACGATGAAGCAAATCATTTACTTCTTCAGAATAACCTGCCTGCAGTTCGCTGGGTAGGAGGACCTGAAATAGAG CTGATCGCCATCGCGACGGGAGGACGGATCGTCCCACGGTTCTCAGAACTCACTTCTGAGAAGCTGGGCTTTGCTGGGCTCGTAAAAGAGATCTCCTTTGGGACAACTAAGGACAAAATGCTGGTCATTGAGCAATGTAAGAACTCCAGGGCTGTGACCGTTTTCATCAGAGGAGGAAATAAGATG ATCATCGAGGAAGCAAAGCGATCCCTTCACGATGCCCTGTGCGTCATCCGGAACCTCATCCGTGATAACCGTGTGGTGTATGGCGGAGGCGCTGCTGAGATAGCCTGTGCCTTGGCAGTTAGCCAAGAGGCAGACAAG TGCCCAACCTTGGAGCAGTATGCCATGCGGGCTTTTGCTGATGCCCTGGAGGTCATCCCCATGGCCCTTTCCGAAAACAGTGGCATGAATCCCATCCAGACTATGACCGAGGTCCGAGCCAGACAAGTGAAGGAGATGAACCCTGCTCTTGGGATTGACTGTTTGCACAAGGGTACAAATG ATATGAAGCAGCAACATGTCATAGAAACTCTGATTGGCAAAAAGCAGCAGATCTCTCTTGCAACACAAATGGTTAGAATGATTCTGAAGATTGATGACATCCGGAAGCCTGGGGAATCTGAAGAATAA
- the CCT5 gene encoding T-complex protein 1 subunit epsilon isoform X1, whose protein sequence is MASVGTLAFDEYGRPFLIIKDQDRKSRLMGLEALKSHIMAAKAVANTMRTSLGPNGLDKMMVDKDGDVTVTNDGATILSMMDVDHQIAKLMVELSKSQDDEIGDGTTGVVVLAGALLEEAEQLLDRGIHPIRIADGYEQAARIAIEHLDKISDSVLVDIKDTEPLIQTAKTTLGSKVVNSCHRQMAEIAVNAVLTVADMQRRDVDFELIKVEGKVGGRLEDTKLIKGVIVDKDFSHPQMPKQVENAKIAILTCPFEPPKPKTKHKLDVTSVEDYKALQKYEKEKFEEMIQQIKETGANLAICQWGFDDEANHLLLQNNLPAVRWVGGPEIELIAIATGGRIVPRFSELTSEKLGFAGLVKEISFGTTKDKMLVIEQCKNSRAVTVFIRGGNKMIIEEAKRSLHDALCVIRNLIRDNRVVYGGGAAEIACALAVSQEADKCPTLEQYAMRAFADALEVIPMALSENSGMNPIQTMTEVRARQVKEMNPALGIDCLHKGTNDMKQQHVIETLIGKKQQISLATQMVRMILKIDDIRKPGESEE, encoded by the exons ATGGCGTCGGTCGGGACCCTCGCCTTCGATGAATATGGGCGTCCTTTTCTCATCATCAAGGATCAGGATCGCAAGTCTCGTCTTATGGGGCTCGAGGCCCTCAAG tcTCATATCATGGCAGCAAAAGCTGTAGCAAATACAATGAGAACATCACTTGGACCAAATG GACTTGATAAAATGATGGTGGACAAGGATGGCGATGTGACAGTAACGAATGACGGTGCCACCATTCTAAGCATGATGGACGTCGATCACCAGATTGCCAAGCTGATGGTTGAACTGTCCAAATCACAGGATGATGAAATTGGAGATGGGACCACAGGGGTGGTTG TTCTGGCTGGTGCCCTGCTGGAGGAAGCCGAGCAGCTGCTAGACCGAGGCATTCACCCGATCAGGATCGCCGACGGCTACGAACAGGCCGCCCGCATCGCTATTGAGCACCTGGACAAGATCAGCGATAGTGTCCTTGTTGACATAAAGGACACTGAGCCCCTGATTCAGACTGCAAAGACCACACTGGGCTCCAAAGT GGTTAACAGCTGTCACCGGCAGATGGCTGAGATCGCCGTGAATGCAGTCCTCACCGTAGCCGACATGCAGCGTAGAGACGTTGACTTTGAGCTAATCAAAGTGGAAGGCAAAGTGGGCGGGAGGCTGGAAGACACTAAACTCATTAAGGGTGTGATCGTGGACAAGGATTTCAGTCATCCACAGATGCCAAAA CAAGTAGAAAATGCTAAGATTGCAATCCTCACGTGTCCATTTGAaccaccaaaaccaaagaccaaGCATAAGCTGGATGTGACCTCAGTAGAAGATTATAAAGCTCTTCAGAAATACGAAAAAGAGAAGTTTGAAGAAATGATTCAACAA attaaAGAAACGGGGGCTAACTTAGCTATTTGCCAATGGGGCTTCGACGATGAAGCAAATCATTTACTTCTTCAGAATAACCTGCCTGCAGTTCGCTGGGTAGGAGGACCTGAAATAGAG CTGATCGCCATCGCGACGGGAGGACGGATCGTCCCACGGTTCTCAGAACTCACTTCTGAGAAGCTGGGCTTTGCTGGGCTCGTAAAAGAGATCTCCTTTGGGACAACTAAGGACAAAATGCTGGTCATTGAGCAATGTAAGAACTCCAGGGCTGTGACCGTTTTCATCAGAGGAGGAAATAAGATG ATCATCGAGGAAGCAAAGCGATCCCTTCACGATGCCCTGTGCGTCATCCGGAACCTCATCCGTGATAACCGTGTGGTGTATGGCGGAGGCGCTGCTGAGATAGCCTGTGCCTTGGCAGTTAGCCAAGAGGCAGACAAG TGCCCAACCTTGGAGCAGTATGCCATGCGGGCTTTTGCTGATGCCCTGGAGGTCATCCCCATGGCCCTTTCCGAAAACAGTGGCATGAATCCCATCCAGACTATGACCGAGGTCCGAGCCAGACAAGTGAAGGAGATGAACCCTGCTCTTGGGATTGACTGTTTGCACAAGGGTACAAATG ATATGAAGCAGCAACATGTCATAGAAACTCTGATTGGCAAAAAGCAGCAGATCTCTCTTGCAACACAAATGGTTAGAATGATTCTGAAGATTGATGACATCCGGAAGCCTGGGGAATCTGAAGAATAA